One Onychostoma macrolepis isolate SWU-2019 chromosome 10, ASM1243209v1, whole genome shotgun sequence genomic region harbors:
- the xrcc4 gene encoding DNA repair protein XRCC4 gives MRCRSTSVRQISIASEPRRTFFLKLEWAEDLGSGFVILLSDGVSAWSGEVSEEDVSHEAQEIEMELERYVGDLHLALTGEGPAAEGEYSFHLTPERPGRPLLQLSYEKVQNDISFRLGVVDLQAVPEPTEVIRELISHGLEQSARLQAKNQHLLEENQKLRREQEHITKEMERYVQGKETLERDLYSRFVLVLNEKKAKLRALQKRVKELEESIEKNRLRKKKADSEEHNATETAADKSPGEESDYGGSTEDEQEAEPRQPDPKPLTQEMPESSPMDDSLNDITDVAPCRKRRHRHLQQLESQAKRAALDQRQRSREKPTEEAKAETSKTSNVKPKPASAAANLDPDDLFDDI, from the exons GTGTCGCAGCACTAGCGTACGTCAGATCTCCATTGCCTCTGAGCCTCGTCGCACGTTTTTTCTTAAGCTAGAGTGGGCTGAGGATCTTGGATCTGGCTTTGTTATACTTCTGTCCGATGGCGTCTCTGCATGGAGTGGTGAAG TTTCAGAGGAGGATGTGTCCCATGAAGCCCAGGAGATCGAGATGGAGCTGGAGAGGTATGTTGGTGACCTGCACCTGGCTCTGACCGGAGAGGGACCGGCAGCGGAGGGGGAATACAGCTTCCACCTGACACCTGAGAGACCCGGCCGCCCCCTGCTGCAGCTGTCTTATGAGAAGGTGCAGAACGACATCTCG TTCAGGCTCGGCGTGGTGGATCTGCAGGCGGTGCCTGAGCCCACTGAAGTCATAAGGGAGCTCATTAGTCATGGCCTGGAGCAGAGTGCACGTCTACAGGCCAAAAACCAGCACCTGCTCGAGGAGAACCAGAAGCTGAGGAGAGAACAGGAACACATCACTAAAGA GATGGAGAGGTACGTCCAGGGGAAGGAGACGTTGGAGAGAGACCTGTACAGCCGGTTTGTGCTGGTCCTAAACGAGAAGAAAGCCAAACTCAGAGCCCTGCAGAAAAGAGTCAAAGAGCTGGAGGAATCTATTGAAAAGAATCGATTGAG AAA GAAAAAGGCAGACAGCGAAGAGCACAATGCGACGGAGACTGCGGCAGATAAGAGTCCTGGAGAAGAGAGTGATTATGGAGGCAGTACAGAAGATGAACAGGAGGCTGAACCCAGACAGCCTGACCCGAAGCCTCTTACACAAG AGATGCCAGAAAGCAGCCCGATGGACGACAGCTTAAATGACATCACAGATGTGGCGCCCTGTCGAAAACGCCGCCACCGACATCTCCAACAGCTGGAGAGTCAAGCCAAACGAGCAGCGCTGGACCAGCGACAGAGATCCAG AGAGAAGCCGACCGAAGAGGCCAAAGCTGAGACGAGCAAAACGTCAAACGTCAAACCGAAACCAGCAAGCGCTGCTGCGAACCTTGATCCGGACGACCTGTTCGATGATATATGA